The proteins below are encoded in one region of Methanosarcina barkeri 3:
- the ppk1 gene encoding polyphosphate kinase 1: MERNFPIQCADFDRLIMDNVKGTRVEVSDMPDLSDPCLYTDREYSWLQFNDRVLEEAFDDRNPLLERVKFLSIFGSNLDEFFMVRVSGVQKRIMEAAKDDRTDELAQEQLRIIREELLRQLPLNDSCWNKMLEPALREKGIKVLNYFELSKKEREKLRDYFERNIFPLLTPLGFDSGHPFPHISNLSLNLAVLIDDPDFGERFARVKIPPMFMRLIVVPEGDQERITSSLEELKNGRFVWLEQLIAANLDLLFPGQRILGAYPFRITRDADLGFDEDGDKDLLTAVKQRVGRNYFGSVVRLETDYTMPTKVSDILLKNLELSPSLMFRSAAPLGLSNLIKLAQINRPELKYEHFEPKKHSQLANKEQIFATLKKRDIFLYHPYDSFESVIDFVEESADDPDVLAIKMTLYRVDDNSRIIQALMKAADRRKQVAVLVELKARFDEENNIGWAKELERKGVHVAYGFPGRKTHAKMCLVVRAEKEGIRYYVHMSTGNYNAVTGKLYTDTGYLTSDPCIGKDVSDLFNALTGYSRKDHYIKLLVAPQTLRHQILERIRREIDLHEKYGNGHLIFKMNSLVDYQCIRELYRASQAGVKIDLLVRGICCLRPGIIGLSENIRVTSIVGRFLEHSRIYYFRNGGKEEILMGSADLMPRNLDNRVEVLFPISAEYIPVVRGVILGTHLKDNVKARLLLPNGKTERIYPQPEEEELDSQAWMLENSRSWDLSSKKG, from the coding sequence ATGGAGCGGAACTTCCCCATTCAGTGTGCAGATTTTGATAGGCTGATTATGGATAATGTTAAAGGAACTCGGGTAGAAGTTTCCGATATGCCTGACCTCAGCGATCCATGTTTATACACGGACCGCGAGTATAGCTGGCTTCAGTTCAATGACAGGGTACTCGAAGAGGCTTTTGACGATCGCAATCCTCTGCTTGAAAGAGTTAAGTTTCTTTCTATCTTCGGAAGTAACCTTGATGAATTTTTCATGGTCCGGGTTTCAGGCGTCCAGAAGAGAATAATGGAAGCTGCGAAAGATGACCGGACAGATGAGCTTGCACAGGAACAACTTCGCATCATCCGGGAAGAGCTTCTCAGGCAGCTTCCTCTCAATGACAGCTGCTGGAACAAAATGCTTGAGCCTGCTCTCAGGGAAAAAGGAATTAAAGTCCTTAATTACTTTGAGCTTTCTAAAAAAGAAAGAGAAAAATTGAGAGATTATTTCGAGAGAAATATTTTCCCTTTACTTACTCCTCTCGGTTTTGATTCAGGACATCCTTTCCCTCATATTTCCAACCTCAGCCTTAACCTTGCAGTATTAATTGATGATCCAGACTTTGGAGAACGTTTTGCCAGGGTCAAGATACCTCCGATGTTTATGCGGCTAATAGTTGTTCCTGAAGGTGACCAGGAGAGAATAACTTCCAGTCTGGAAGAGCTAAAAAACGGTCGTTTTGTCTGGCTTGAACAACTTATCGCTGCAAACCTTGACCTTCTATTTCCCGGGCAGCGAATCCTGGGAGCTTATCCTTTCAGGATCACACGCGATGCAGACCTCGGGTTTGATGAGGATGGCGACAAAGACCTTCTGACCGCTGTAAAACAGAGAGTAGGCAGGAACTACTTCGGGTCTGTTGTCAGACTTGAGACCGATTATACTATGCCAACAAAAGTCTCGGATATTCTCCTTAAAAACCTGGAACTTTCCCCTTCCCTTATGTTCAGGTCTGCGGCTCCTCTGGGACTATCAAATCTCATCAAACTTGCACAGATCAACCGTCCTGAGCTTAAGTATGAGCACTTCGAGCCTAAAAAGCATTCTCAGTTAGCGAATAAGGAGCAAATTTTTGCAACTCTGAAAAAAAGAGATATTTTTCTCTATCATCCTTATGACAGTTTTGAATCCGTAATCGATTTCGTGGAAGAGTCTGCTGACGATCCTGATGTTTTGGCAATCAAAATGACTCTGTACAGGGTGGATGACAATTCCAGAATAATTCAAGCCCTTATGAAGGCTGCTGACCGGAGAAAGCAAGTAGCGGTTCTGGTAGAACTTAAAGCCCGTTTTGATGAGGAGAACAATATAGGCTGGGCAAAAGAACTTGAGCGCAAAGGAGTTCATGTAGCTTATGGCTTCCCGGGACGTAAGACTCATGCCAAGATGTGTCTGGTTGTCAGGGCCGAAAAAGAAGGTATCAGGTATTACGTGCACATGAGCACAGGAAATTATAACGCAGTCACAGGAAAGCTATATACCGACACGGGCTACCTGACAAGTGACCCGTGCATAGGCAAGGATGTCTCTGACCTTTTTAATGCCCTTACCGGATATTCGCGAAAGGACCATTATATCAAACTCCTTGTAGCTCCCCAGACTCTAAGACACCAGATTTTAGAGCGTATCAGGCGTGAAATTGACCTGCATGAGAAGTATGGAAATGGGCACCTGATCTTTAAAATGAATTCTCTTGTGGACTACCAGTGCATCCGGGAACTTTATAGAGCTTCTCAGGCCGGAGTGAAAATTGACCTTCTTGTTCGGGGAATCTGCTGCCTCAGGCCAGGTATTATTGGGCTCAGTGAAAATATCAGGGTTACCTCGATAGTTGGCCGTTTTCTTGAACATTCCAGGATATATTATTTCAGGAACGGAGGAAAAGAAGAAATCCTTATGGGAAGCGCAGATCTTATGCCGCGCAACCTGGACAATAGGGTAGAAGTTCTCTTTCCGATATCTGCCGAGTATATTCCTGTCGTGAGGGGCGTAATCCTTGGCACTCATCTTAAAGATAACGTAAAAGCCCGCTTGCTGCTCCCTAACGGCAAGACTGAAAGGATCTACCCGCAACCTGAAGAAGAAGAACTGGATTCTCAGGCATGGATGCTTGAGAATAGCAGAAGCTGGGATTTAAGCTCTAAGAAAGGTTGA
- a CDS encoding endonuclease MutS2, translating into MISEQKISSLREIHGIGERVADRLTEHFGTEEAALQAICEGDIASLSEVNGISRNFALSLSRYARSRAEGCSISDFLRTKEALDLYSRLLELIKSFAHTTHARDKLNLFYPLPASRMDLIRERQAFIREYLELGNAFPENSEFLKLLTSVSELRPVSGNLRVRDRVILCGDSKIFEAARVKFQDFLPVQAIENLSEFVDLARGYSSVIVFDDTYLGFDLPEGIEPEYLQDLSKTEFWQVLPEKELAFFARNLNCIRSCLNIVSALRSGKFEIFEELSKEKLDVLETALSKLGEDGKPVEGFDPELDRLGAALQNLDPALTSALNEANQRMNRTLEASSLTLRGQELVRLVSGGMEIKDLLTKELNKIYKTETEAIKEELAKKLGLQKQEKLMLDSLFPDEISYPLYADQSQLQLLRQKLNNSLEKTRLARKRELAKTLSGFHQPVEKLVRKVLDFDLGFSIACFSTKFRLNLPTLIPEAGIGFIGGENLFLKARYGEIDPVSYSIGKTGFSPAGMENRVVLLSGVNSGGKTSLLELLSQCVILGYMGFPVPAKKLELGPVEEFYYFGKSKGTLDAGAFETTLKQFSVLSEASEKLVLADELESITEPGASARIIAGILEYLYRNEQSLGVFVSHLSELILENTGTEVRVDGIEADGLDSHLELIVNRNPVYNRIARSTPELIVERLFRKTTGKEQEFYSHLKDKFKTSSKATFK; encoded by the coding sequence ATGATATCAGAGCAAAAAATTTCAAGCCTTCGGGAAATTCATGGAATAGGTGAAAGGGTAGCCGATAGGCTGACTGAGCACTTTGGAACTGAGGAAGCCGCTCTTCAGGCTATTTGCGAGGGTGATATAGCTTCGCTTTCTGAGGTCAATGGGATTAGCCGTAATTTTGCTCTTTCCCTTTCCAGATATGCCAGATCCAGAGCTGAAGGCTGCTCAATTTCCGATTTTCTCAGAACAAAAGAAGCTCTAGATCTTTATTCCCGCCTGCTTGAGCTGATAAAAAGTTTTGCCCATACGACGCATGCCAGGGACAAACTAAACCTTTTTTACCCATTACCTGCTTCGCGCATGGATCTTATCCGAGAGAGACAGGCTTTCATAAGAGAGTATCTTGAACTGGGAAATGCCTTCCCTGAGAACTCCGAATTTCTAAAATTGCTTACGAGCGTCAGTGAACTCAGGCCAGTGTCCGGGAACCTCAGAGTCAGGGACCGGGTAATTTTATGCGGGGATTCAAAAATCTTTGAGGCAGCCAGAGTAAAGTTCCAGGACTTCCTGCCTGTCCAGGCTATAGAAAATCTATCGGAATTTGTAGATCTAGCAAGAGGTTACTCCAGTGTAATTGTTTTTGATGACACTTATCTCGGCTTTGATTTACCTGAAGGCATTGAACCTGAATACCTCCAGGACCTTTCCAAAACTGAATTCTGGCAGGTTCTGCCTGAAAAAGAACTGGCATTTTTTGCGCGGAACCTGAACTGCATCCGTTCATGCCTGAATATTGTATCAGCTCTTCGCTCAGGGAAGTTTGAGATTTTTGAAGAACTTTCAAAAGAAAAGCTTGACGTACTCGAGACCGCTCTCTCAAAGCTTGGTGAAGATGGAAAACCCGTTGAAGGTTTTGATCCTGAACTTGACAGGCTCGGAGCAGCCCTTCAAAATCTGGATCCTGCATTGACTTCGGCTCTGAATGAAGCTAACCAGCGTATGAACCGAACCCTTGAGGCAAGTTCCCTTACTCTTAGAGGGCAGGAACTCGTCAGGCTTGTAAGCGGCGGAATGGAGATTAAAGACCTGCTTACAAAGGAACTTAATAAAATCTATAAAACCGAAACTGAAGCAATCAAAGAAGAACTTGCTAAAAAACTAGGGCTTCAAAAGCAAGAAAAACTAATGCTTGACTCACTCTTTCCTGATGAAATCTCCTACCCTCTCTACGCAGATCAATCTCAGTTGCAGCTTCTCAGGCAAAAGTTGAATAATAGCCTTGAGAAAACACGGCTTGCCAGAAAAAGAGAACTGGCAAAAACGCTTTCAGGTTTTCACCAGCCTGTAGAAAAACTTGTCAGGAAAGTCCTGGATTTTGACCTGGGTTTTTCGATTGCCTGTTTCTCTACAAAATTCCGGCTTAATCTGCCCACGTTGATTCCTGAAGCTGGAATAGGTTTTATAGGTGGAGAAAATCTCTTTTTAAAAGCCCGATATGGAGAAATCGATCCCGTCAGTTACTCCATCGGAAAAACCGGATTTTCTCCGGCAGGTATGGAAAACAGAGTTGTACTTTTGAGTGGAGTAAACTCAGGAGGCAAGACTTCCCTGCTCGAACTCCTTTCCCAATGCGTAATTCTTGGGTATATGGGTTTTCCGGTTCCTGCAAAAAAACTTGAACTCGGGCCTGTAGAGGAATTCTACTATTTCGGAAAATCAAAAGGAACTCTCGACGCAGGAGCTTTTGAGACTACCCTTAAGCAATTCTCAGTGCTCTCCGAAGCCTCAGAAAAACTGGTACTTGCGGACGAACTGGAATCCATCACTGAGCCTGGAGCTTCTGCACGAATTATAGCAGGAATTCTTGAATATCTATACAGAAATGAACAGAGTCTTGGGGTTTTTGTTTCCCATCTTTCAGAACTCATCCTTGAAAATACCGGAACTGAAGTAAGAGTTGATGGGATTGAGGCAGATGGTCTCGATTCCCATCTGGAACTAATTGTAAACCGGAATCCTGTATACAACCGTATTGCTCGAAGCACTCCAGAGCTGATTGTGGAACGGCTGTTCAGAAAGACCACTGGAAAAGAGCAGGAGTTCTACTCTCATTTAAAAGATAAATTTAAAACCAGCTCAAAAGCAACTTTTAAATAA
- a CDS encoding tetratricopeptide repeat protein — protein MGISKGSKPDHISRSVSMAVGRTSISVSSNNSKVTLYRYSPENIPSEILENIFVGRDDLFKKVFKELETAGKNKTPRFYLIVGSRGIGKSHFLIMLYHKIKQELSYLYIPVKFAEEEYSVYRASDFFLRVLQEQNEDTSGILSLNNEDEILDASLDRLKEIAKKENKTYLVFVENLHEVFRQFEAKEVQKLRSIFQKYDFFSIVASSPIIFPGVAESEEPFYNFFRIQYLKELTVDEIKILLKKIARNEDNSEFLENFNKYESRIEGIAHLTGGSPRLVIFFYELIARDNFEDIEKVFFKILDEHTPYYQEIFQLLTGQKRLIFDTVISSESPLTPKQIAEKSRIDASTVITQLRRLEKDGYVLSRPMGRETYYEVRERLFRLWRDMRQPLGRNRISVFMDFLKLWYTSDEQKEIFERKLHLLESGNKDVLKDLCYYVDVLPDKYKTEAILKLTPKIIELGEWEEADYDIQKLKEIASHNTDKELKAKSLVLESIYHYKNNEKISNVLKKALNFGSKDYFNFLNSGHVKIFQELSKVFDKILKLAPEDGYALSSKGYSLISLKMYEEAVETFSKLLELNPENEFALSRKGSALFLIGKYEEAIEVLNKALEINPEDEFALSNKGYSLILLGRCEGSVKIFNKILELNPDDKFALSNKGTSLILLGKYEEAVEIFNKVLELTPDDEFALSRKGSSLALLDRYEEAVKVFSRVLELNPDDEFALSNKGSALASLKRYEEAIEVLNKALEMNPENEFALFNKGSSLILLNIYEEAIKTFNKVLELNPDDEFALSSKGYALALLDRYEEAAEIFSKVLELNPDDEFALSNKGSALFLLEKYEEAIEVFNKAKSIASDESHKIKSAFRILEAYISLNEINEAATELESIKDIMYNQDPDLIEEFIGLCWDLVFEELKIGNIGNGKKFVKTVFDLEVRIEQEVFESCMMSFFKTVVDSGEFEILKTIINEIIEIKGGNCPELLKLLCKAVEIVETKDVQIYYKLQVEEREIVAEIVQKISKSEDLLPSEYKKR, from the coding sequence ATGGGAATATCTAAAGGCAGCAAGCCTGATCACATCAGTCGTAGTGTATCTATGGCTGTTGGTAGAACTTCTATTAGCGTCTCTTCTAACAATTCTAAAGTCACTTTATACAGATATTCTCCGGAAAACATACCTTCAGAAATTTTAGAAAATATCTTTGTTGGAAGAGATGACCTTTTTAAAAAAGTATTTAAAGAACTTGAAACAGCCGGAAAAAACAAAACCCCAAGATTTTATTTGATTGTAGGTTCGCGAGGAATTGGTAAATCACATTTTTTAATCATGCTATACCATAAAATTAAACAGGAGCTGAGTTATCTGTATATTCCGGTTAAGTTTGCAGAAGAAGAATATTCAGTTTATCGAGCTTCTGACTTCTTCTTGAGAGTTCTGCAAGAGCAAAATGAGGATACTTCAGGTATTTTGTCTCTCAACAATGAAGACGAGATCCTTGACGCTTCTCTTGACAGACTTAAAGAAATCGCCAAAAAAGAAAATAAAACATATCTAGTTTTTGTTGAGAATTTACATGAAGTATTTCGGCAATTCGAGGCAAAGGAAGTTCAAAAATTAAGGTCAATTTTCCAAAAATATGACTTTTTTTCAATTGTGGCATCTTCTCCTATTATTTTTCCAGGCGTGGCTGAAAGCGAAGAACCTTTTTATAACTTTTTCAGGATCCAGTATTTGAAGGAACTCACAGTTGATGAAATTAAGATTTTGCTTAAAAAAATCGCTAGAAACGAAGATAACAGTGAATTTCTGGAGAACTTCAATAAATATGAATCCAGAATAGAAGGCATAGCCCATCTTACCGGCGGAAGTCCGAGACTTGTAATATTTTTTTATGAATTGATTGCCAGAGACAACTTTGAAGATATAGAAAAAGTATTTTTTAAGATACTGGATGAACACACTCCTTATTATCAAGAAATATTCCAGCTTCTAACAGGTCAGAAAAGGCTAATATTCGATACGGTTATCTCTTCTGAATCCCCTCTGACACCAAAGCAGATTGCTGAAAAATCGAGAATTGATGCTTCAACTGTCATAACACAGCTTCGGAGATTGGAAAAGGATGGCTATGTTCTTTCAAGACCTATGGGAAGAGAAACCTATTATGAAGTACGTGAGAGACTTTTCCGTCTTTGGAGAGATATGAGGCAGCCTCTTGGAAGAAATAGAATCTCAGTCTTTATGGACTTTCTGAAGTTATGGTATACTTCCGATGAACAAAAAGAGATTTTTGAAAGGAAATTACATCTTCTCGAATCCGGAAACAAAGACGTTCTGAAAGATCTTTGTTACTACGTTGATGTCTTACCGGATAAATATAAGACAGAAGCTATTCTGAAGCTCACACCTAAAATTATAGAACTTGGAGAATGGGAAGAAGCTGACTATGATATCCAAAAATTAAAAGAAATTGCATCTCATAATACAGATAAAGAATTGAAAGCAAAATCATTAGTTTTAGAAAGTATTTATCATTATAAAAATAATGAGAAAATCAGCAATGTACTTAAAAAAGCTTTAAATTTTGGCTCAAAAGATTACTTTAATTTTTTAAATTCTGGGCACGTTAAAATATTTCAAGAATTATCAAAGGTATTCGATAAAATTCTCAAACTAGCTCCTGAAGATGGATACGCGCTTTCTAGCAAAGGATATTCTTTAATTTCATTAAAAATGTATGAGGAAGCTGTTGAAACTTTTAGTAAACTTTTGGAACTAAATCCTGAAAATGAGTTTGCACTTTCAAGAAAAGGATCTGCTTTATTTTTAATAGGAAAATATGAAGAGGCTATTGAAGTTCTTAATAAAGCTCTAGAGATAAATCCCGAAGATGAGTTTGCGCTTTCCAACAAAGGATATTCTTTAATTTTATTAGGAAGATGTGAGGGATCTGTTAAAATTTTTAATAAAATTTTGGAATTAAATCCCGACGATAAGTTTGCGCTTTCTAACAAAGGAACTTCTTTAATTTTATTAGGAAAATATGAGGAAGCTGTTGAGATTTTTAACAAGGTTTTAGAACTGACCCCTGATGATGAGTTTGCGCTTTCAAGAAAAGGATCTTCTTTAGCTTTATTAGATAGGTATGAAGAAGCTGTTAAAGTTTTTAGTAGGGTTTTGGAACTAAATCCTGACGATGAGTTTGCGCTTTCTAATAAAGGATCTGCTTTAGCTTCATTAAAAAGATATGAAGAGGCTATTGAGGTTCTTAACAAAGCCTTGGAGATGAATCCTGAAAATGAGTTTGCGCTTTTTAACAAAGGATCTTCTTTAATTTTATTAAATATATATGAGGAGGCTATTAAGACTTTTAATAAGGTTTTGGAACTAAATCCTGACGATGAGTTTGCGCTTTCTAGCAAAGGATATGCTTTAGCTTTATTAGATAGGTATGAAGAAGCTGCTGAAATTTTTAGCAAAGTTTTGGAACTAAATCCTGACGATGAGTTTGCGCTTTCTAATAAAGGATCTGCTTTATTTTTATTAGAAAAGTATGAAGAGGCTATTGAGGTATTTAATAAAGCCAAAAGTATAGCAAGCGATGAATCACATAAAATCAAAAGTGCTTTTAGAATACTCGAAGCTTATATTTCCCTTAATGAGATTAACGAAGCTGCCACTGAACTCGAATCAATAAAAGATATAATGTACAATCAGGATCCCGATTTGATTGAAGAATTCATTGGCCTATGTTGGGATTTAGTTTTTGAAGAACTAAAAATTGGAAATATCGGAAATGGTAAAAAATTCGTAAAAACCGTTTTTGATCTCGAAGTAAGGATTGAACAAGAAGTGTTTGAAAGTTGCATGATGAGTTTCTTCAAAACAGTAGTTGATTCTGGAGAATTTGAAATCCTCAAAACAATCATTAATGAAATTATAGAAATTAAGGGTGGCAACTGTCCAGAGCTTCTCAAACTTTTGTGTAAGGCGGTTGAAATTGTAGAAACAAAGGATGTTCAGATATATTATAAGTTACAGGTTGAAGAACGGGAAATTGTGGCTGAGATTGTTCAAAAAATTTCCAAATCAGAAGACCTGTTGCCATCAGAGTATAAAAAGCGATGA
- a CDS encoding ATP-binding protein yields the protein MMPVGSPAIGEDFIDREHEIKQILATLEKDNVLLAAPRRFGKTSIMRKLEKELSGNDSIVVFLDVESVYSPQRFLSETIMELTEFEEFSEKSGFRSQVKKICKCVQDNVEEIEVPTIIKARLRSSVEEGLEEYWVDKSDALFKIINSTNVKIYFVFDEFPIAIKNMNPLDAEMFLSWFRKLRQTCTNVRFIVGGSVSIERVLRTIGGTNVINDFKIIRVNGFERDVALKIVENVFDDESWEYTPLLGDKILDCVGESYIPYFVGIMLSTIVDEQIITGKAVDEVLIEDVYNNRLLGSKCKHYFDPYFKRLKVFYQEMDVKAAKAILGRVSTTENYPIELAFDAFQQETGSHDYERFLDLISDLENDFYIENDYGKLNFYSKVLKDWWRIFHGNI from the coding sequence ATGATGCCTGTAGGAAGCCCTGCAATTGGAGAAGACTTTATTGATCGTGAACATGAGATCAAACAGATTCTAGCAACGTTAGAAAAAGACAATGTCCTTCTTGCCGCGCCTCGAAGATTTGGAAAAACTTCTATTATGCGCAAGTTAGAAAAAGAATTATCTGGTAATGATAGCATTGTTGTTTTCCTTGATGTTGAAAGTGTGTATTCTCCACAAAGATTCTTGTCTGAAACTATTATGGAATTAACTGAATTTGAAGAGTTCAGTGAAAAGTCTGGTTTTCGATCTCAAGTCAAGAAAATTTGTAAATGCGTTCAAGACAATGTAGAGGAAATAGAGGTTCCTACGATAATTAAGGCTAGATTGAGAAGTAGCGTTGAGGAAGGTTTGGAAGAATACTGGGTAGATAAATCCGATGCATTATTTAAAATAATTAATTCAACCAACGTAAAAATCTATTTTGTTTTTGATGAATTTCCCATTGCTATCAAGAATATGAATCCACTGGACGCAGAAATGTTTTTATCGTGGTTTCGGAAATTGCGGCAAACTTGTACAAATGTACGTTTTATTGTTGGGGGTTCTGTAAGCATTGAACGGGTCTTAAGAACTATTGGGGGAACTAATGTCATTAATGATTTTAAGATAATAAGAGTAAATGGTTTTGAAAGGGATGTCGCACTTAAGATTGTTGAAAATGTTTTTGATGACGAAAGCTGGGAATATACACCCTTGTTAGGAGACAAAATTTTAGATTGCGTTGGAGAGTCTTACATTCCTTATTTTGTCGGGATTATGCTCAGTACTATAGTAGATGAACAAATTATTACTGGAAAAGCGGTAGACGAAGTTTTAATTGAAGACGTTTATAATAATCGCCTTCTTGGGAGCAAATGTAAGCATTATTTTGATCCTTATTTCAAAAGGCTCAAAGTTTTTTATCAAGAAATGGATGTAAAAGCTGCAAAGGCAATACTGGGAAGAGTCTCAACTACAGAAAATTATCCTATTGAACTTGCGTTTGACGCTTTTCAGCAAGAAACAGGATCTCACGATTATGAGCGTTTTTTAGATCTGATTTCTGACCTTGAAAATGACTTCTACATAGAAAACGATTACGGAAAACTTAATTTTTACTCTAAAGTACTCAAAGATTGGTGGAGGATTTTTCATGGGAATATCTAA
- a CDS encoding S9 family peptidase, whose product MSRQNSGKKETKLRASSGTRISKPTIFLLGFLLILVGIFGVLYNPSNSINATAPWKVSDAGILSFPEREKPVFTSQEIEDVYAPESSDTLRLLSFESKGEKIKALLRVPADSSSSPGLILLPGAGVSKEAEQGLAAELSNMGYATLTLDQRNLGGINTEKDLELFKAGLEPVEYTMVYDVLKASDVLAAQSEINPKKLAIIGESNGGRFAILVCALNPSLKGVIGISTSGYGTEEIDSSLVDDTEAYRFYRSIDPDTYLSTLPPAKFVLIHSFNDPVISHDLALRIYSLAKEPKAMYNVTEGTHGYTASMHPYLEKELAIILS is encoded by the coding sequence TTGAGCAGGCAGAATTCAGGAAAAAAAGAAACTAAACTCAGGGCTTCTTCAGGGACCAGAATCTCCAAGCCCACAATTTTTCTTCTGGGTTTTCTCCTCATACTTGTGGGTATTTTTGGAGTCCTGTATAATCCTTCCAACTCTATAAACGCTACGGCTCCCTGGAAGGTTTCGGATGCAGGCATTCTATCTTTTCCAGAGCGAGAAAAGCCAGTATTTACATCCCAGGAAATCGAAGATGTATATGCTCCTGAAAGCTCGGATACTTTAAGACTTCTGTCTTTTGAAAGTAAAGGAGAAAAAATCAAGGCTCTTTTAAGAGTTCCTGCAGACTCCTCTTCTTCTCCTGGCCTGATTCTGCTGCCTGGGGCAGGTGTTAGCAAAGAAGCCGAACAAGGTCTGGCTGCTGAACTTTCTAATATGGGATATGCAACTCTCACTCTTGACCAGCGCAACCTGGGCGGCATAAACACGGAAAAAGACCTTGAACTTTTCAAAGCCGGCCTTGAGCCCGTAGAATATACCATGGTTTACGATGTTCTTAAAGCCTCAGATGTGCTTGCGGCCCAGTCTGAAATTAATCCGAAAAAGCTTGCAATCATCGGAGAAAGCAATGGTGGAAGATTTGCAATCCTTGTCTGTGCTCTTAACCCTTCCCTTAAAGGAGTTATTGGAATCAGCACCTCAGGGTACGGAACTGAAGAAATTGATTCTTCCCTTGTAGATGATACTGAAGCTTACCGCTTTTATCGTTCAATTGACCCGGATACCTATCTCTCTACTCTTCCGCCTGCGAAATTCGTGTTGATTCATTCTTTTAATGATCCGGTAATCTCCCACGATCTGGCGCTCAGGATTTATTCCCTTGCAAAAGAGCCAAAAGCAATGTATAACGTTACTGAGGGAACACACGGATATACGGCCTCAATGCATCCCTATCTTGAAAAAGAACTTGCGATAATTCTTTCCTGA
- a CDS encoding preprotein translocase subunit Sec61beta: protein MAKKSGSGLQSSAGLMRYYEADKNAVQIQPKIVLIVGAVAGIAVLFLSAVNGFWP from the coding sequence ATGGCTAAAAAATCAGGTTCGGGGCTCCAGTCTTCTGCAGGGCTCATGCGCTATTATGAAGCAGATAAAAATGCAGTTCAAATCCAGCCCAAGATAGTGCTTATTGTCGGTGCCGTTGCTGGTATTGCAGTACTATTCTTAAGTGCTGTAAATGGTTTCTGGCCGTAA
- a CDS encoding S-methyl-5-thioribose-1-phosphate isomerase, protein MRTIDWKEESNSVVLVDQTLLPKEYRIIECKTLSSLCEAIKSLRIRGAPALGAAGGFGIALAAFLSESRDFETIIRDLKIAGKTLKSTRPTAVNLSWGVDRVLKAVSDAFDVQGVREIALQEARDIAEEDVVTNKLIGESGAELLKDGDTVLTHCNAGRLACVDWGTALGVVRSAIAEGKKIKVIACETRPLNQGSRITAWELMQDKIPVTLISDSMAGWVMQQGLVDSVLVGADRITQDVVFNKIGTYSLSILAKEHDIPFYVAAPTSTFDFNGWEGSVKIEMRDPDELRFFGSEQLAPKDVEVFNPAFDATPMENITAIITEKGVFYPPFLLDEVLV, encoded by the coding sequence ATGAGGACAATTGACTGGAAGGAAGAGTCCAATTCTGTGGTGCTGGTAGATCAGACCCTTCTCCCTAAAGAGTATCGGATAATAGAATGCAAAACCCTGAGTTCTCTCTGTGAGGCTATAAAATCTCTCAGGATAAGAGGCGCGCCTGCTCTAGGTGCAGCAGGAGGTTTCGGGATTGCCCTTGCAGCTTTCCTGAGTGAGTCTAGAGATTTCGAAACAATAATAAGAGATCTTAAGATTGCAGGAAAGACCCTTAAGTCAACTCGCCCTACAGCAGTAAATCTTAGCTGGGGTGTGGACAGAGTTCTGAAAGCGGTTTCGGATGCCTTTGATGTTCAAGGTGTCCGAGAAATTGCCCTTCAGGAAGCCAGGGACATTGCAGAAGAAGACGTGGTCACCAACAAGTTGATAGGTGAATCTGGGGCAGAACTCCTCAAGGACGGAGATACCGTACTTACACACTGCAATGCAGGTAGGCTAGCCTGCGTGGATTGGGGTACGGCCCTTGGGGTTGTGCGTTCGGCAATTGCTGAAGGCAAAAAGATCAAGGTTATTGCCTGTGAGACCAGGCCCCTGAATCAGGGAAGCAGGATAACTGCATGGGAACTGATGCAGGATAAGATTCCAGTAACTCTTATTTCGGATTCTATGGCTGGATGGGTAATGCAGCAGGGACTTGTAGACAGTGTGCTTGTAGGAGCTGACAGAATTACCCAGGATGTCGTTTTCAACAAAATAGGTACCTATTCTCTTTCAATTCTTGCAAAAGAGCATGATATTCCCTTTTACGTAGCAGCCCCTACCTCTACTTTCGATTTCAATGGCTGGGAAGGCAGTGTAAAGATAGAGATGCGAGACCCGGATGAGTTGCGCTTTTTCGGATCTGAACAGCTTGCTCCAAAAGACGTGGAAGTTTTTAATCCTGCTTTTGACGCAACTCCCATGGAAAATATAACTGCTATAATTACTGAGAAAGGAGTATTTTATCCACCTTTTCTGCTGGACGAAGTACTTGTCTGA